The Inediibacterium massiliense genome includes the window ACAGGATCTCCAAACAATAAAGTTTTGATAATAATATAGATCATATACACAAATGAAAAGGTAGCCATCATAAAACCTATGATAGTACTCACTCTAAGTGGTGCTGCACTAAAAGAAACAATCCCCTCTATAGCCAACTCCATTAATTTATAATAATTCCATTTCGTCTCTCCAGCTATTCTTGGATCTCTATCAAATAATATCTCTTTTTTATAAAATCCAATCCAGCTAAAAAATCCTTTGGTATATCTATGATGTTCTTTTATTTTTTTAATTGCTTCTACAGCTCTTTTGCTTAGCAATCTAAAATCTCCTGTATCCTCCTGAATCTCAACTTTTGATAATCTTTGTAGTATTCGATAAAACCAATAAGAAGTTTTTTTCTTAAACCAACTCTCCCCTGCTCGACTTCTTCTTTTGGCATACACATCATCATATCCCTGCTCCCAATAATGAATCATTTGAGGGATTAATTCAGGTGGGTCTTG containing:
- a CDS encoding glycosyltransferase family 2 protein, which produces MDQKISILIPVYNEEETLFVLYDRLKEVLKTIHYDYEILFINDGSKDDSLKMMHKLREQDFRVSYLNLSRNYGKEIAMAAGFDYAIGDAVIIMDADLQDPPELIPQMIHYWEQGYDDVYAKRRSRAGESWFKKKTSYWFYRILQRLSKVEIQEDTGDFRLLSKRAVEAIKKIKEHHRYTKGFFSWIGFYKKEILFDRDPRIAGETKWNYYKLMELAIEGIVSFSAAPLRVSTIIGFMMATFSFVYMIYIIIKTLLFGDPVAGYPSLVSLILFLGGIQFIILGVIGEYLGRVFNESKNRPLYFVESYNEEQKNDQLFNIRNDDNGY